GGGCCGGAGTCCCAGGGAATGGGAAGTGAACAATAATCGGGCCATTCGCGAAAGGGTCAGAAGAAACGACCCAATCGGGTGTGCGCGGTCACCAGTCGGCCCACGCCGAAGGACACCGCGACACCCGCGAGGGCGACCGCGAACGCCTTCACCTCGGCGGGCAGCGGCACCGGGCGGGCGGCCACGGCGAGCAGCACCAGCACGGGTCCCTGGAGGACGAACGCCGCGAACGCCGACCGGGCCAGCGCGCCCGCGAACGGCCCGCCGGCGGTGAGCCGGCGTTGCGCCAAGCCCAGCAGCCAGATCGACCCGCCGACCACCAGCACCGACTCGACGACCGCGAGCAGCAGCGCCTGCCACCGCCACCCGCCCAGGAACGGACCGGACTGCCCGGACAGGTTCGACACCCCGGCCGCGATCGCCGTCACCGGCACGGACGCGATCGCGACGAACGCCACGACCCGGCACAGCCGCCACATCCGCTCCGGGATGCTCCCCGCGAGACCGGTCCGCGCGCCGACGACACCCACCCAGAACATGGCCAGCAGCTGCGGCCACCACCAGATGTGCAGGTCCCCCACCTGGCCGCTGCGCGCCGGCGCCCACAGCCGCACGACGAACGTGGTCACCGCGACACCGGCCGTCACCAGCACCAGGTACCGCGTGGTGAGCACCGGCGACACCCACGCGGGCCGCCAGACCACCGCGCAGGCCAGCGAGAACAGCAGCAGGATCAGCACGAACCACAGCGATCCCGAGTCCAGCAGCGGGTCGCGGTGGGTGAAGACCCACCACGGCGACACGTCGCGCCCGGCCGCGCGGTAGGCCACCCACAGCGACAGCGGCCACACCAGCAGCGCCGACACCACCCACGGGATCCCCAGGCGCACCAGGCGTTCCCGGACGAACCTGCCCCGGCCCTTGCGCGCCAGCGAGCCCGGGGTGAACAACCCGGACAGCAGGTAGAAGGTGCCCATGAGGAACAGTCCCGACGGTCCGAGGACCGCCGCCAGCACGGCTTCCACGCGGGGCGCGAAGGTGACCTCGTTGACCTCGTCGTAGGGCCACCCGCCCACGGCGGAGTACCCGAGCAGCGCGTGCCCGCCGATCACCCAGGCGACGAGCAGCACCTTCAGGTTGTCCACCGCGGCCAGTCGCGACCGCTGTCCCACCTGCGCGGTCATGTGTCCAAGGTAACCCCGGGCGACGACCTTCCGACCGGACCACTACTCTCTGTGGCCGATTGGCGGTGGTGGTGTGCACGGGGTGGATGCGTTCGTCGGCCGACTCGCCCGCGTGATCGACGCGGAGGAGCGTGCCGCGGTGGCCGCCGCCCGTGCCGAGCCGCCCTACCCCTTCCGCGCCACGGGGCCGGGGACGTTCGTGGTGATCGGCCCGCACCTGCCCGCCGTGGGCTCGCTGCTGCGGCTGGGTGACGTGCACGGTCGGGTGCTGCGGGTGGACGCGCGCACCGTCACCGTTGAGTTCGACCAGCCCGCGGACGTGCCGCCGACCGGCGTGCTCGTACCGGTCGCCGAGTCGTTCGCTCGCCACCGCTCGGCGTTGCGCGCACTGCGCGGACACCGGCTGGTGGTGCCGTTGGCGGAGGGTGTGGTCGCGCCCTTCAGTCCGCTCGACGTGCCGGCGAGCGGGTTGGATGCCGACCAGCGGGAGGCGTTGGGTCGGGCGCTGGCCGTGCCGGACCTGCTCGTGGTGTTGGGTGGTCCGGGCAGCGGGAAGACACGGCTGGTCGAGGCGTTGCGGGCCGCCGGTGTGTCCACTGTGGACGACGTGGATCGGTTGGCCTGGCCGGAGTTGGTGGTGCGGCTGGTGGACCTCCGGCGGGTGGTGCTGGTCGGTGAGGACAGAGGTGTGCTCGCCGAGATCGCCGCCCGGCTGCCGGCCGCGAACGTCGTGCGGCTGACGCGCCGGCGCGAGGTGCCGGTGGAGATCGCCGAGTTCTGCGCCCGGCTGTGCGGCCAAAGACCGCCCACGGCGACCGGTCACGTGCACCGCGACGACGTCTTCGCCGGTCCGCTGGCCTTCGTCGACACCTCGGGCCTGCCCGCGCGCCGCCGCCGGGAACGGCCCACGCGGCGGCGCGGCCACGGTTTCTACAACCCGGTCGAAGCCAACCTGCTCGCCCGGCTCGCGGCCCACTACGACACCGCCGGCCGGGACTGGGCGGTCGTCGTCCCGCACGTCGCCCAGGCCGAGGAGGTCACGGCGCGGCTCGTGGCGATAATCGGTGCGCACGACCGCCTCCGGCGCAACGTCGGCGCGCAGGACTTCCGGGGCGGCGACCGGCAGGTCGTCCTCTACGGCTTCACCCGCGACCGCGCGAACCTGGACCACACCCGCGCGGCACTGCGGTCCACCCGGGCCGGTGAGCAACTGGTGCTGGTCGGCGACCTGCCCGCGCTGGGGTTGCGCGACCTGGTGCGGGAACGTCGCGGGCACGACGAGGTGCTGGCCGCGCTCACGACCCGCCGGGCGTGACCAAGCCGGTCTCGTAGGCCGCGATCACCGCCTGCACGCGGTCCCGCAGCCCGAGTTTGGCCAGGATGCGGGCGATGTGGGTCTTCACGGTCGCCTCCGACAGGTGCAGCCGGCCCGCCAACTCCGCGTTGCTCAGCCCGCTCGCCAGCAGCCGCAACACCTCCAGCTCGCGCGGGGTCAACGCGGCCAGGTCCTGGTGCGCAGTGGTCGTCGTGCCGCCGTCGCGGTGGGCGAAGCGCTCGACCAGCCGCCGGGTGATGGTCGGGGCCAGCAACGCGTCCCCGGTGCGCACCAGCCGCACGGCGGACACCAGGTGCTCGGGCGTGACGTCCTTGAGCAGGAACCCGCTCGCCCCGGCGGCCAGCGCCGCGTACACGTAGTGGTCCAGGTCGAACGTCGTCAGCATGATCACGCGCGGCTCGTCGGGCCGGCCGGTGAGGATGCGGCGGGTGGCCTCCAGGCCGTCCAGCTCGGGCATCCGGATGTCCATCAGCACGACGTCCGGCTTGGTGCGCCGGACCGCCTCGACCGCCTGCGCGCCGTCGCTCGCCTCGGCCACCACGTCGATGCCGTCCGCGGACAGGATCATGGTGAACCCGGTGCGGACCAAGAGCTGGTCGTCGGCGACCACGACCCGCGGTGTCACGTGCCCTCCAACGGGATCAGGGCCTTGACCCGGTAGCCACCGGTGGGGCGGGGACCGGTGTGCAGGGTGCCGCCGTAGACCGACAGCCGTTCGCGCAGCCCGATCAAGCCGCGCCCGCTGCCCGCCGCGCCGGTCGCCACCCCGCCGGTGTCGGCGACCTCGACACACAGGTGGTCGGGGGCGTACTCGACGGTGACGGTCGCCGACGCGCCGGAGGCGTGCTTCACGGTGTTGGTCAGCGCTTCCTGCACCACCCGGTACGCGGCGAGCCCGACACCGGAGGGCACCGGGCGCGGCGGGCCGGCGACGGTCAGGCCGACCGGCAGGCCCGCGCCGCGCATCCGGCCCACCAGGTCGTCCAGCCGGTCGATACCGGGCTGCGGGGCGAGGTCGTCGGCGTGCGGGCCGTCCGGGGTGAGCAGGCCCATCACGTGCCGCAGCTCCGCCATCGCCGAGCGGCCCGCCGCCTCGACCGCGAGCAGGGCGTCCCGGGCCTGGTCGGGCGCGGAGGCCATGACCTTGCGGGCCGCGCCGGTCTGGATGACCATCACGCTCACGTTGTGGGTGACCACGTCGTGCAGCTCGCGGGCGATGCGGGCGCGTTCCTGCTCCACGGCCCGGCGCAGCGCGTCCCGCTGCTCGCGTTCCATGACCGACAGCCGGGTTCTCCGCTCGTCGGCGCGCAGCTTCCACGTGCGCAGACCGTTGGCCGCCAGCACCAGCGGCACGACCACCAGCAGCGGCACGTACTCGTTGGGCACGGTCGGCAGCACCGGGTGCTCGGGCAGCCACAGCGCCAGCACCGCCAGCGGCAGCGACGTCAGCGTCGCCACCCGGTACGGGCTGTAGGCGGCGGCGGTGTAGGCGGCGATGACGCACGCGTAGAACGTGAGCCGGGGCGCGTCGGGGACCGTCAGCCCCACGAGGACCACCACCCACAGCACGGCGAGCGGGTAGCGGCGGCGCAGCACCAACGCCAGCGACGCCACCAGCGCCACCACCACCGCGCCGAACTCCGACCCCTCGAACGCCGAGTGGGGTTCCGTGACCGGGGAGAACGGGGGCGGCGGGGCCATCGGGTCGGGCGGGAACAGGCCGACCGGGGCGTCGAAGTCGGTGATGTTCAGGGCGAAGTCCAGCGCGCCCACGCACAGGACCAGGGCGATCAGCGCGTCGAAGACCAGGCTGCGCCGGCCGGGTCGGGGCAGCGGTCCGGTCGGGCGCAGCACGGCGGCCACGGCCGCGCGCAGCCGATCGGACACCGGGCCGCGACGGTGCGGGTCCTCCGGCTCCGCCCAGGCCCGCACCCGCTGGTGGACGTGGTCCGGCAGCGGGCGCAGCAGGTCGGCGACCGGACCGCGCAGGCGCGTGACCCGGGCCGCCCGCGCGCGCAGTCGGTCGATCATCGGCCCATTCTGACCGACGCGCCCCGCCACGACACCCCTCCGGAGGTCTCCCCGCCGTACGACGCTCGACTACGCCGGAGGGATGACACCGCGTCGAGTCCTCCCGACGCGGTAGCGGAAATGGCTCCGGCGACCGACGTGCCCGCGCCCCGCCCGGCCCTAGCGTCCCCGGCTACCTCAAGGGGAAGGAAGCAGATGTCCACGCCGCTGATCGAGCTGCACGACGTGACCCGCCGGTACGAGAACGGTCCGCCCGCGCTGCGGGAGGTGTCGCTGACCGTGCGGGAGGGTGA
This DNA window, taken from Saccharothrix variisporea, encodes the following:
- a CDS encoding sensor histidine kinase, with the protein product MIDRLRARAARVTRLRGPVADLLRPLPDHVHQRVRAWAEPEDPHRRGPVSDRLRAAVAAVLRPTGPLPRPGRRSLVFDALIALVLCVGALDFALNITDFDAPVGLFPPDPMAPPPPFSPVTEPHSAFEGSEFGAVVVALVASLALVLRRRYPLAVLWVVVLVGLTVPDAPRLTFYACVIAAYTAAAYSPYRVATLTSLPLAVLALWLPEHPVLPTVPNEYVPLLVVVPLVLAANGLRTWKLRADERRTRLSVMEREQRDALRRAVEQERARIARELHDVVTHNVSVMVIQTGAARKVMASAPDQARDALLAVEAAGRSAMAELRHVMGLLTPDGPHADDLAPQPGIDRLDDLVGRMRGAGLPVGLTVAGPPRPVPSGVGLAAYRVVQEALTNTVKHASGASATVTVEYAPDHLCVEVADTGGVATGAAGSGRGLIGLRERLSVYGGTLHTGPRPTGGYRVKALIPLEGT
- a CDS encoding acyltransferase family protein, with the translated sequence MTAQVGQRSRLAAVDNLKVLLVAWVIGGHALLGYSAVGGWPYDEVNEVTFAPRVEAVLAAVLGPSGLFLMGTFYLLSGLFTPGSLARKGRGRFVRERLVRLGIPWVVSALLVWPLSLWVAYRAAGRDVSPWWVFTHRDPLLDSGSLWFVLILLLFSLACAVVWRPAWVSPVLTTRYLVLVTAGVAVTTFVVRLWAPARSGQVGDLHIWWWPQLLAMFWVGVVGARTGLAGSIPERMWRLCRVVAFVAIASVPVTAIAAGVSNLSGQSGPFLGGWRWQALLLAVVESVLVVGGSIWLLGLAQRRLTAGGPFAGALARSAFAAFVLQGPVLVLLAVAARPVPLPAEVKAFAVALAGVAVSFGVGRLVTAHTRLGRFF
- a CDS encoding response regulator, producing the protein MTPRVVVADDQLLVRTGFTMILSADGIDVVAEASDGAQAVEAVRRTKPDVVLMDIRMPELDGLEATRRILTGRPDEPRVIMLTTFDLDHYVYAALAAGASGFLLKDVTPEHLVSAVRLVRTGDALLAPTITRRLVERFAHRDGGTTTTAHQDLAALTPRELEVLRLLASGLSNAELAGRLHLSEATVKTHIARILAKLGLRDRVQAVIAAYETGLVTPGGS